AGCTTCATTCACAGTAGCCGTTTCTTTTGAAACAAAATCAGATAATACAGACTCAAATTCTGTTGTTACGGAAGAGATTTCATCTGCTTGTGTTTGTTTTGCCGAAGTTGTGTGCTCTGATGCCGCTACTAACGGCGCAATCAGCATCACAAAAACAGAGTATTTCAGGAATGGTTGCACGCGGAACCATCCAGACAGCATAAGGTGTTTAAGCATTTGTTGACTCTTTAGAGGGCGATTGCTGTGCGAGGAGCATTGCTTATGCAGGCGTGGGGCAAGTTATCTTTATATGTATAACAAGGAACTCCTAGTTTTAACGAGAGAATATACTTAACTTTCGCATACTTTTACAAACTTGAGTATCCTTTACTACGCATTGTAACTACAGGATTTTTAGGAGAAGATGCCAGTATGCTATAAATGCCGCCCAACCAAGGAGTGACTTCGTGACAGAAAAGTTTGCAGCTAAGAACAACCGATGAACTTAGCTCACCCCTACTACCCGGATATACTTGCCCTATGACCCGTCTATTCAGTTAAGGCTTCCCTCAACACCTCGCGGTGCATTAATGCTCTATCCACCAAAGACTGAATTCTTTCTGTTGACAGTGGATCCCCATTGGCATAATGCTCTATCCATGTTTTCCCAATCAAATTAGGGTCATCTGGCAAAGTTGCCAAATCCCACCCTGGCATATCTACATCTTCCATCAACCGATTCACCTTAGGGTCATAACTGAGAGCAAAGCAGCGACACCCTTCACTTGCTGCCATAATTAAACTGTGCAGGCGCATCCCAATTGCCATTTCCACACCGCGAAACACACCTTTCAAAAGTTGCGGTTCTTCTAAACATATAATCTGGCTGACATCTTTAAGTTGCGGTTGAATTGCCTGGGCTATGGCTAAATCTTCACTTTTTTGAAAAGGCAGCAGTAAGATAAAAGTTTGTGTAGCTTTTTGAAAATCAATCAGTGCGCGAGTCAGGTTAGCAAGGCGAGTTTGGGTTAACTGGGGTGAGGAACGTAAAGTCACCGCAACTCGGGGAGCAGGTAAATCCCAAAGTCCAGGAACTGGTTTACCTTCCAAAGCCCAAACGGGATCGGGAGCCAAGATAAAAGGAATTTGCCAATCAGTGAGCATTGCCGCAGAAGCGCGATCGCGCACACTCACTTTGGTACAATCACCAAATGTTTGCCGCGCTAACCAACGAGTCACAGGACGCTTCAGTGGACCAATTCCCTGCGCCCAAGCAACGGTTTTCAAACCCATTTTTTGGGCTAATGCCATGATTCCCCCATAATAAAATGGGCTAATCGCACTCGTTGTATCTTGAATTAAACTCCCGCCACCCCAAACAAAAGCATCACAGGAGCGTAAAGCTTGCAGTACGGTTAAAGGTGTCATGCGCTCATGTGCTTCCACACCATAGCGACTGCTGGTTTCCTCAGGATTGCCTGAGAGAACCACAGGCGTTACTGATGGTGGTAGCATCTGTAGAAGCGTTGCTAATAAAGCTTCGTCCCCACCGTTTCCCTTGCCGTAATACCCTGACAACAACACCCGCATTCCCATAAAAAATCCTCTTATGCACGCTCTTTCTATTCCTACTTGGATTATTCATATATCTAGCGTTATTGAGTGGATTGCCGCCATCTGGTTAATCTGGAAATACGGTGAAGTGACAGCTAACCATGCCTGGTGGGCATTGTCCTTTGCTATGTTACCTGCTTTGGTCAGCGCCATGTGTGCTTGCACTTGGCATTATTTTGACAATCCGGAATCTCTAGAATGGATGGTAACACTGCAAGCTGCCATGACGTTAGTCGGTAATTTTACGCTTTGGGCAGCTGCGGTGTTGATTTGGCGTTCCACCAATGCCAAAACTGCTAGCAGTCCTGTGTCCACCAAACCTATGAATTTGGAGTGATGATTTCAAAAGAAACCCTGTTTGCCCTTTCCTTGTTTCCCTACTTGGGTTTCTTGTGGTTTATCAGCCGCAGTACGCAAATGCCCCGTTTGGCGCTGTATGGTTTTTACGGCACTCTCGTCTTTGTTGCCGTTACCATCCCAGCGGGAATTTATGCCCAAGTGCATTATGGCAAGTCTCTAGCAAATGTCGATTGGCTACACGGAGGCGCAGAATTTTTTTTGACGCTTTCTAATATTTTGATTGTACTGGGTTTCGGGCAAGCGGTGATTTCCAAAAGCCAGGAGTAGGAATTGATAGTTGATGGTTGATAGTTGGTAGTTAGTAGTTGGTAGTTGATGGTTGTCAGTTATTCATTACCACTAACTACTACCCACTAACCACTACTCACTACCCATAAAAAAATTAGTTTTTCAAGGAATGTTATGGAAGTTATTCCGGCGATAGATTTACTAGAAGGTCGCTGCGTGCGACTTTATCAGGGAGATTATCAAAAATCGCAAGTTTTTAACGATAACCCAGTTGAAGTGGCTCAACAGTGGGTGGAACAGGGCGCCACTAGATTACACGTAGTTGATTTGGATGGGGCGAAAACAGGTAAATTAGTCAACCGGGCGGCAATTGAAGCAATAGCTCAAGAGGTGTCGGTACCTATTCAAGTTGGTGGAGGGTTGCGCGATCGCTCCAATGTGCAACAATTACTCAATATAGGCGTAGAGCGTATCATTTTAGGAACCATAGCCGTAGAACAACCCGAGATGGTACAACAACTCTGTCAAGAATTTCCCGGACAGGTTGTTATTGGTATTGATGCTCGTAATGGACTAGTGGCGACTCGCGGTTGGCAAGAAACTTCACAAGTGTTAGCAACCCAACTGGCTGTACAAATGCAAGAATTGGGAGCAGCCGCCATTATCTACACAGATATCCATCGTGATGGTACCCTTTCAGGACCGAATATAGAAGCTTTGCGATCGCTTGCGGCTACAATTTCCATTCCTATTATTGCGTCTGGTGGTGTGAGTTCTGTCACCGATTTGTTAAGTTTACTGGCGTTAGAACCACAAGGCGTAACTGGCGTCATTGTTGGTCGTGCGCTGTACACTGGAGATGTTTCTCTTAGAGAAGCAGTGCGTGCGGTTGGTCAAGGACGTATCCAGGATATTCCGCCCAATATAGATTTTTCAGCGTTTGCCTAATATCAGCTGTCCTCCAGTTTAGAGACGCGCCATGTCGCGTCTCTTGTTGTAGCTGATTATTTTTTGACATTTTCCGGATTGGTCATTTACCATTGTGTATCACAAGTTGTAAGCATCTTAATATATGACTCGTCAAAGACCTCCTAACAGAGGTAGACCACGCAGAATAAACCCTGGTGCTACCAGGTTCAAAAACTTTAATAACAATAACAAAGGATTCTTGATTAGAGTAAAACGTTTACTAAAAACCCTTTTTATTAAAATTTTTAATTTTTAATTTTTGATTTAAGTTTTCTATTTTTAGTTTTTACAATTAATGGGTTTCCTCTCTGATAGAGACGCTTGATTTCTGCGTCTCTATTTTCTTTTTTTTGTTAAATAAAGTATTTTCGCATTCTCGTTCTGGAATGAGCCATTTCTAGGGTGTAGATAATTTTGTACTTAATTCAAAGGATTTAAAATATGACTACTAACAACCAGACTCCACAACCAAAAGATAGACCAAAAAAGACTGAACCTGGTGTCGTTAATTCAGAAAAGAAAAAGCCCACACCCTAAAAGAAATACTGTGACGCTTTTGCCAATCTGAAAAATATCTGATGAATGACAATTTTTGCTTATCAACAAAAGCCCCTTAGACTAAAACTTTGGGGCTTTTATCAAGAAAGACGTGGGAATGTACCAGACAAGGAGACACGCAAAGAAATATTTTCATTTTCCCATATGGCATTTTTATCGTTTAAAAATCACGTCATTACACATTGCCGATACGGACTCACTGGTGTCATTTTAGCAGTGTTCGCAGTGGCTCTCTTCACCTCGCTTTCTTACCTATCGGTGATGCTCGAACCAAATTACAGCGGTTTGCAATTGGGTGAGGTACACAAAGAAATAATGAACCACAGATGGACGAGCCAGCGCCTTGCACAGAGAAGTTGCAAGGAGGGTTTCCCTCCGGGCAAACTTCGGGGGGTTCCCCCCGTTGTGGCGACTGGCGTACAGATGGACACAGATAAATTAGTACTTCGTTCAGATGAGAAGCGCTGTATGTCGATGCATTTACTCAATCATCACTGTTTAAAGTGTATTCAAAGTTTTATAGGAGATTGAAATTAAATGTCGATAATCCTATTGATTAATTTACCTGGCTAACTAGCGCTATTTCTGTTGAAAGAAATTATCAAGATAATCCATAGAAGCTGAGAGTGAATTCATCAGCTGGCGCTCTCTATCCTACTGAAGTTTATGTACAAATTCGAGGAGGAGAGGCAATAGTAGATGGTAGCTATCATCTAGAAGTTGCAAATCATTGTCTAACACTGATTTACGAATTGATTGATGATGGTTTGGAGAGTTATATATTAGCGAATAATCGTATCATTGGATTCATTTTTTTAGTGAGTTCCGTTTATTATAGGTCTAGTTGGAAATATAAAGAAAGGAGTGTGAGGTATTGCTTTTTAGATAGCGGACATCATCTAGGTGCTATTGCAGCCTCAACTTATCTACACAATAGAGACATACAATTAATTTTTGATTTTGATAAACTCGCTCTCAATGCTGATTTAGGTTTTGAGAATAAAGAGTTTATGACTGCTTGTGCCATCTCTGGTGAGTTTCAAGAAAAGAAAGTCAGACGTTTAAGGCTGAAAGTACCTTTTGTCTGTGGAACTGATTATTTTGAAGCTAATCAATTTTTTGAAGATGGTTATAAAGCAATTGCTACGCAGCAGAGTTGTCAGAAGCAACTAGAGTATCCGCAATTTGAATTTGGCAAGGGAAGATTTTACCAAACTGTTTGAAACAGGCGCTCAATTAGGCGGTTTCAAAAAACATCTATCTCCGCAGAAGATTTCTGGAGTATCTGGCAAGAAATAGAAAAACAGATACTAACAGAAAATTGTGAGGAGATAGAAATTTACTCTGTGATTCATCGAGTAGAAGGAATATCGCCTGAATTACATCACCGAAAGCCTCTGGTTAAAGCAGGTGATTTCAATGACAAGGTGGGTTATTTGTGTGTGAATCAAACCCTTGTCAGAGATAGTGCTGTGACTTGATTTTTTGTTGCCAACTACAGCAATTATCAAATAGCAAGAAAGACGTAGTCTACACAATGGTCATTGGAAAATAGTTAGAGCATTCGAGAGATAAGGAGATGAAAAGGAAGTATTTTTTTTACGAAGAGGATTCACGCCCTATTCAACCAACATCAGCAGATATTATCCTGCGACAGCAACTTGAGTATTCTATCAGCAAATACTTCTATGAAGGGTGCGATCGCAATATCCAAGATTTGTTGTCTAATTGTCGGTGGTACGTAACCACCCACGCGAGTGTTTTGACCTTGGTCATTGAATGTCCAGACCAAGTGACGAACTGGCGTGTGTTACAGAAACTTGTGAGGATGGCTGTATTGCTACAGAAAATTGTCAGCAGTGCAAAAATTCGCGTCTGTCCTCCCAAAAGTGAGGGAATACCTTTTGAAATGAGAGTCGATGAACTATCAGTTTACCGCGATTCGGCTTAGAAACTTTGTAGAGATGCGCCATAGCACGTCTCTACAACCTAAACAAAATAGACCTCTTGCAAAAGTCAATTTTATGAAAAAAAACCGCAGATGCACGCAGATAAACGCAGATAAATTATCTGTGTCCATCTGTGTCCATCTGTGGTTTTAAATATCCATTAATCATACTTTTGCAAGAAGTCTAATGATTCCTATCGGGAACGCTGCGCGAACCTCCATATTCTAAAACTGAAAGATATACTGCTTAATAATTCCAGTGATTTCTTCTAAAACCAAGTCAGCAGAATGTTGGACACGAGAACTTAACTCTAGTCCAAAACCAAGATTGTCCGCTTCAATTAAATAAACTGTCACCTCTTGGGGAAAATCTTCTTTAAAGATTTTTCGCCCAGCGGCTAAAGCATTATCCCAGCGAAAATCATGCAAGTTATAACTCGGTTCCGGTAAGGCTTCAAGTTCTTTCCCAGGAACTTTAAAAACAGCGCCTGGTTCAGAACCTGTTGAACTTGCATCAATAATAATTAACTTTTTGCTACCTCTTGCTTGAAACATGACTTCCATCCCTGCGGTACCACAGTCATAAACTCGCACATGAGGATGAGGATGTTGAGCAAGATATTGTTGTAAGCGTTGGGCAATTATTACACCTACAGCGTCGTCACTGCGGTTAAGATTTCCGCAACCAATAATTGTGAACATTTTAGGGCTAATAGCTATAGTTAAACAATGGCGTGTTACACTACCTGAAAATTAAAAAAACTATATTTTATGGATTTAAAAGAGCAAAATTGGAAAAATTTCACTGCTAACCATTTGCGTGACTGGTACGGGATTTGGACAAGATATTCTCCCCAAGGCGAGGTAACAGAATCGTTTCAAAGTCTTAGAAGCTTTCGGGGTAATCCACAGGAAACCGAAATCGTTCAAACTAATCGCTACGCATACGCTGACGGCAGAAGATTGGAACAAAGTTGGGAATATAACCAACTCTCAAATAGCTTACCTGATGGGCTTTTTCATCCACAAAATGAATCGATGAAGGGCGTTTTCTTTGAATCAGGTCATGCTGCTTGGGTTGGAACCAAGTTGAAAACAGGCTCATATTTTGGAGTTGAATTATTTTTTAGATACAACGAATTAAGACATAGTGTAGGCATTGTTTATGACGAACATGGTAGTTTGTCCAGAACGGCAAATATTCGCGAAGATGCGACTGGCTTTCCTAGTCAATACTGGTCAAGTGAAGTCAATCAATTACCGGAACGAAATTTAACCGGTAATTGGCAAGGAACCGCTGTAACTATGACTCCTGATTTAAAGATTTCTGCGCCCATAGCTACTCAGTTACACTGGGACTGGGAAGGACACGAAACTTTCTTTTTACCTGACGGCGTTTCTGTGAGTTGTCCAGCCAAAGTAAGTGTTGGCACTTCCTTTACTATGATAGCAAATTGGCTAGTGACAGCCTCCGAGATGCAACAATTGGTTGTTAAGTATGACGAGTCTGGAGATTTTTCGGCGTTGACGTTGGAACTACTGCACCTTTTGCATTAGACATCTCCGAAAATACTCAAATTGTTTGCCGAAGTGACTTTTAGCGTGCGATTGCCCAAGGGGCACTGCGCTTCGCGCAATCGCCAATTCCAAAAGTGAGCTAGACAACACGTAACAATAAGGGTTTGAGATGTTTCTTATTAAGAAGAGGGCAAAAATAAGTGGCTATGTACAGGAATTGTACTTGAGAATTATTCCGCTCTTTTATGATGAGAAAACTAAGGTTCCAAGTCGGAGTCTTACAAGTCCACAAATAGTCATAATTATTTGTTCATATTTATTAGGATTTAACCGAAACCGTTCTTGGGCTACTCGGAATATTTTCACGACACGAATTAAATGTTCAACAAATATTCGTTCCTTGGCCAATTCTTTATTTCGTTCTTTTTGTTCCGGAGTTAATTCTTGTTTTTTTGGCTTTTTCGTTGGGGTCTTGATTGATTCTTCTCCTGCGTATGCTTTGTCACCATGAAACCTCTGATTGGGGTCAAATCCTTTTTGATGTTCTCGAAATAAATTGATGTCACTTTTTGTTCCTGGTTTTCCTGCTACTACATCAATAATATCTTTCCCCTCAGGTAAAACGATAATTTGATTTTTCATAGTATGGTTTTTCTTTTTGCCAGAGTAATATTCTTTTTGCTCTTCATATTCCCCAGGCCGCTCTCTTGGCTGTTCATAGCTATCTACTATTAGCTCAAACTCGGTTAAAATTTCTTGAACAACTTGGTAGTCACTTGAGTTTTTTTTTACCTGCTCAAGTAGGCTTGGTGGTAATAATTCTCCTAGAATTGGAAACCAATAATTGAATGTATCGTTTGCAGTTGTCTCACTTACCCCAAATTGGATGCCCAGCAATTGAAATGTTGTTAAATGTCTGAGATATGTCAAAGTTAAAATTATTTGCTCTTCCAACGACAGTTTAGGTCTGCGACCTCCTCCACCCGCAATAATTCTTACCTTTTTAGACTCAGATGATACTTGTTTTTGGTTATGCACCTCTCTCGCTTGTTCTAAAAGTTGCTCTAATTGCTCATACTTGAGACCAATTAAACGCTGTGCATCTAGAGGATGATGTTGAATATGCTCAAATAGAGAACCCACAATAGTTTGGTAAAAATACATTTGTATATGATTTTACCAGGAATTATTTATTTTCCGGAGATGTCTATTAAAGTTTTGATTTTGCCCAACAGACGAGGCATCTTTACAGCGGTTTTCAAATCAATGAACCACATCTGCACTCATTTCAATCCCTGTAGAGACGCTTCAAACAGCGCGTCTCTACAAGGGTTATGGTCAACGCACAATTAATTTCTGGAGATGTCTACTGATTTGGTACGCGTTCATCGCACATCTTGCCAATTTCAGTATCGGCATCATCGGGATTAGTTTTGAAATACTCACCCATGAACGCGCACCCTTCCCTGAGTAAATTATCATAATCCCATCTCCACAGTCTCACCGTGTTGTCATAACTTGCCGTTGCCAGCATTTTTCCATTAGGGCTAAAGCTGACGCCATAAACCGTGTCTGTATACCCACTCAGGGTTTTAATTTCTTTACCTTTGGGAGTATCCCACAGTTTCACCGTCTTGTCAGCACTTGCAGATGCCAGGATTTTGCCATCCAGGCTGAAGCTCGTGCCATAAACCTGGTCTGTATGCTCACTCAGGGTTTTAATTACTTGACCTTTGGCAGTATCCCACAGTTTCACCGTCTGGTCACGACTTGCAGATGCCAGGATTTTGCCATTTGGGCTGAAGCTCGTGTCATTAACCCAGTTTGTATGCCCACTCAGGGTTTTAATTACTTGACCTGTGTCAGAATCCCACAGTTTTACCGTCTGGTCACGACTTGCAGATGCCAGGGTTTTGCCATCCGGGCTGAAGCTCGTGTCATTAACCCAGTTTGTATGCCCACTCAGGGTTTTAATTACTTGACCTGTGTCAGAATCCCACAGTTTCACCGTCTGGTCACGACTTGCAGATGCCAGGATTTTGCCATCCGGGCTGAAGCTGACGCGATTAACCGCGTCTGTATGCCCACTTAGGGTTTTAATTACTTGACCTGTGTCAGAATCCCACAGTTTCACCGTGTTGTTATAACTTGCCGTTGCCAGGATTTTGCCATCCGGGCTGAAGCTGACGTTAAAAACCTCGTTTGTATGCCCAAGGTTTTTAATTACTTGACTTGTGGAGGAATTCCACAGTTTCACCGTCTTGTCAAAACTAGCCGATGCCAGGATTTTGCCATCTGGGCTGAAGCTGACGCCCCTAACCTCGTTTGTATGCCCACTCAGGGTTTTAATTTCTTTACCTGTGGCAGTATCCCACAGTTTCACCGTCTTGTCAAAACTAGCCGTTGCCAGGATTTTGCCATCCGGGCTGAAGCTCGTGCCATTAACCGTTTCTGTATGCCCACTCAGGGTTTGAATTACTTGACCTGTGGCAGTATCCCACAGTTTCACGTTATTGTCAGTACTAGTAGAAGCCAGCATTTTGCCATTCGGGCTGAAACTGACGCCATTAACCGTCTTTTTATGCCTATTCAGGGTTTGAATTACTTGACCTGTGGCAGTATCCCACAGTTTCACCGTCTTGTCAGCACTAGTAGAAGCCAGGATTTTGCCATCCGGGCTGAAACTAACGCCATTAACCACGTCTATATGCCCACTCAGGGTTTTAATTTCTTTACCTGTGGCAGTATCCCACAGTTTCACCATCTTGTCGCGACTTGCAGATGCCAAGATTTTGCCATCCGGGCTGAAGCTCGTGCCACTAACCGCGTCTATATGCCCACTCAGAGTTTGAATTACTTGACCTGTGGCAGTATCCCACAGTTTCACCGTCTTGTCAGCACTAGTAGAAGCCAGGATTTTGCCATCCGGGCTGAAACTGACGCCATTAACCACGTCTATATGCCCACTCAGGGTTTTAATTTCTTTACCTGTGGCAGGATCCCACAGTTTCACCGTCTTGTCACGACTTGCAGATGCCAAGATTTTGCCATCCGGGCTGAAACTGACGCCCCAAACCGAGGCTGTATGCCCACTCAGGGTTTGAATTACTTGACCTGTGGCAGTATCCCACAGTTTCACCGTCTTGTCAGCACTGGCAGAGGCCAGGATTTTGCCATCCGGGCTGAAGGTGACGCCAATAACCGCTTTTGCGTGTCTTCCTAAGGTGTTCGGTGCGGTGACATTGTCAACTGTATTCAGTAATGTCAGTTCTACCTGTGTGCGGGTATCCGCATCTACCAAGGGTGTATGTTGCATTTTCACAACAGCTTTTAAACTTTCTTTTAGGGCTTTTACCCCATCTGAATTCAACAGCACATCTGAAGTAGTCGTAAGAGAAGTAATTTCTCTTATTGCGGCTCTCCACCAGCCCACACCAGCGACGCCTGCTAAAATCAGAGCTACCGCAGAAAAGCTACTGAGTCCAATCATTGTCCTTTGCCTCCGGCGATCGCGTTCCAGTTTCTCCCTATCCCGTTGACTTGCGCTAGCCTGAATAAAGTCTCGCTCCTCCTGCGTCATTTCATCTGAGCGTTTCTGTAACCATTCTTCGGCTACGGTCAAGGATACGCCTCGCAACAATGCTCCTGAGTCATGGTTGTTATTTTGCCACTCTCGGATTGCTACCTTCAGACGTTCTTGCCAAACGCGAAACTGACGGTTAGCATTCATCCACTCTCGTAAAGTGATCCATTCCCGAATCAGCGCTTCATGAACAACTTCTACCGTATCTTCTCCTGAGTTGTCATCGCGTCCCGTCACAACCAAACGGGCTTGGTATCCTGCTAAATAACTCACCAATCCCCAATTCTGGTTCCCAACTTCTGCACGGGTTGCTAGCCGCCGAGTATCCTCTGTTCCCTCGCCCGGACGCACTAATTGCAGAAAAATTCGCTGTGCCTGCTTTTTTTCTCCCTCACCAAGTTGACGATAAATTTGCTCGGCATGATTAGCTAACGCTTTTTTTACACCGCCAATCTCATCATATGCCTGGTGAGTTAACACACGGTTTTGTTGTTTCTCCCAAACTCGGGTGAGAGCAAATTCCAACAGTGGTAAGTTACCAGGTTCAAGCCCCACATCGTCGAGAATTCGTTGAGTCAGTCCATCTTCTAGTTGTACTTCCAGCTTTTGTGCAGGTAGCGCGATCGCCGCTTGTAGTTCCTCCCGACTCATAGAACTGACTAATTGGGGTGTAAACTCCTGCAAGGCATCCCGAAATGGACGGTAGGAGAGGACATAGCCGTAGAAGTCAGCCCGTAAAGTGAAAACCAATGTTAAACTTTTCAGATGGATAGCTTCGAGCAACGTATTAACAAAGCGCTCTTGTTCTTCCTTCACCTGGCAAAGGGTGTAAAGTTCCTCAAATTGGTCTGCGACTAGCAACAGACGTTTGTCAGGATTGCGTTCTGTAATGCGAGAAACTACCTGCTGCAAGGTCACTTTGCCTTGTTGCATATCTGTTGCTAGTCCAGCGGCTTCCCGCAGTTGTCTAATTTCACCCAGTTCTGGTTCTAATTGACTCACCAATGCAGAAGCAAGCTGATAAAACGGTTGGTTTCCAGGACGGAAAGATTCAATCAGCCAACTTCCTTCTGCTCGTAACTGTGGAATCAGTCCTGCATACACTACAGAAGATTTGCCACTCCCAGAAGGACCAATCACTGCTATCAAGGGCTGTTTGTGAACCGCTTGAACTAAGCTATTCACAAACATCTCTCGTCCAAAAAAGAATGCTGCATCTTCTTCCCCAAATGCAGACAATCCTTGGTAGGGGTTGGGAGGAATAACTTCTATTTGGGGTGCTGTGGGGATAATTGACTGTTTTTTTCTCAGTACCGGAATTTGCTGTGCCAAAAAACCGAACATTTGAGAACAGCCAAGCTCATAGGCAAATTCCACCTCTTCCCCTGCTGCGATCGCATCATAAAACGCCACCGCAAAGGCAACAGCTGCTTTATCCCCTACTGTCTGAGTCATGCCAATCACATAATTGACGTGTTGGCTAATTGCCGCAGCTTGCACTTCTGAATAACAAGCGTTCAAAAGGACACAATCGACTCCTTTGGTAGCAAACAGCTTAAACATACTCCCCAGTGGGTCTGCAGAGATTAATGCTGGCTGTCCCGTCTCATCATCTAAAACTATGCCATCTTGCCCAGCACCATGTCCGCAAAAGTGAACAATCTGGGGCTGACAATCTAACATGGCGCGGTAGAAGTCCCTTTGACGCACTGCCCATTTTTGCTCTAGCTTAAACTGCTCTCGTTTGTTAGCGCGTCGTAATCCTTCATCAATTTCCCGTACCTCTTCATCAAGTCGCAGCCTTGAGCTATTTGTCGGATTTGCTGCCAGAATTAAAATGGTTTTGACATGGGTATTACTCATTCTAATAAACGCTTCATC
The sequence above is a segment of the Mastigocladopsis repens PCC 10914 genome. Coding sequences within it:
- the csaB gene encoding polysaccharide pyruvyl transferase CsaB, yielding MRVLLSGYYGKGNGGDEALLATLLQMLPPSVTPVVLSGNPEETSSRYGVEAHERMTPLTVLQALRSCDAFVWGGGSLIQDTTSAISPFYYGGIMALAQKMGLKTVAWAQGIGPLKRPVTRWLARQTFGDCTKVSVRDRASAAMLTDWQIPFILAPDPVWALEGKPVPGLWDLPAPRVAVTLRSSPQLTQTRLANLTRALIDFQKATQTFILLLPFQKSEDLAIAQAIQPQLKDVSQIICLEEPQLLKGVFRGVEMAIGMRLHSLIMAASEGCRCFALSYDPKVNRLMEDVDMPGWDLATLPDDPNLIGKTWIEHYANGDPLSTERIQSLVDRALMHREVLREALTE
- a CDS encoding DUF2499 domain-containing protein, with protein sequence MHALSIPTWIIHISSVIEWIAAIWLIWKYGEVTANHAWWALSFAMLPALVSAMCACTWHYFDNPESLEWMVTLQAAMTLVGNFTLWAAAVLIWRSTNAKTASSPVSTKPMNLE
- a CDS encoding DUF3593 domain-containing protein, translated to MISKETLFALSLFPYLGFLWFISRSTQMPRLALYGFYGTLVFVAVTIPAGIYAQVHYGKSLANVDWLHGGAEFFLTLSNILIVLGFGQAVISKSQE
- the hisA gene encoding 1-(5-phosphoribosyl)-5-[(5-phosphoribosylamino)methylideneamino]imidazole-4-carboxamide isomerase, which encodes MEVIPAIDLLEGRCVRLYQGDYQKSQVFNDNPVEVAQQWVEQGATRLHVVDLDGAKTGKLVNRAAIEAIAQEVSVPIQVGGGLRDRSNVQQLLNIGVERIILGTIAVEQPEMVQQLCQEFPGQVVIGIDARNGLVATRGWQETSQVLATQLAVQMQELGAAAIIYTDIHRDGTLSGPNIEALRSLAATISIPIIASGGVSSVTDLLSLLALEPQGVTGVIVGRALYTGDVSLREAVRAVGQGRIQDIPPNIDFSAFA
- a CDS encoding hydrogenase maturation protease; amino-acid sequence: MFTIIGCGNLNRSDDAVGVIIAQRLQQYLAQHPHPHVRVYDCGTAGMEVMFQARGSKKLIIIDASSTGSEPGAVFKVPGKELEALPEPSYNLHDFRWDNALAAGRKIFKEDFPQEVTVYLIEADNLGFGLELSSRVQHSADLVLEEITGIIKQYIFQF
- a CDS encoding DUF3598 family protein, which translates into the protein MDLKEQNWKNFTANHLRDWYGIWTRYSPQGEVTESFQSLRSFRGNPQETEIVQTNRYAYADGRRLEQSWEYNQLSNSLPDGLFHPQNESMKGVFFESGHAAWVGTKLKTGSYFGVELFFRYNELRHSVGIVYDEHGSLSRTANIREDATGFPSQYWSSEVNQLPERNLTGNWQGTAVTMTPDLKISAPIATQLHWDWEGHETFFLPDGVSVSCPAKVSVGTSFTMIANWLVTASEMQQLVVKYDESGDFSALTLELLHLLH
- a CDS encoding IS5/IS1182 family transposase, translating into MYFYQTIVGSLFEHIQHHPLDAQRLIGLKYEQLEQLLEQAREVHNQKQVSSESKKVRIIAGGGGRRPKLSLEEQIILTLTYLRHLTTFQLLGIQFGVSETTANDTFNYWFPILGELLPPSLLEQVKKNSSDYQVVQEILTEFELIVDSYEQPRERPGEYEEQKEYYSGKKKNHTMKNQIIVLPEGKDIIDVVAGKPGTKSDINLFREHQKGFDPNQRFHGDKAYAGEESIKTPTKKPKKQELTPEQKERNKELAKERIFVEHLIRVVKIFRVAQERFRLNPNKYEQIIMTICGLVRLRLGTLVFSS